In the Hemitrygon akajei chromosome 7, sHemAka1.3, whole genome shotgun sequence genome, one interval contains:
- the mgme1 gene encoding mitochondrial genome maintenance exonuclease 1 — translation MNYFGVLSLATCRMARSSLKQYNGALLKELVSLQHSYCTSLCLHDQKKDQSKYEKVDHEKYASLVRSVVSTKVSPQAPETLLGEDDLLYGPVIKSKLAGEELAPVGLLNLPPLLNGERHCPQREPGAVVQPPLRIPLQRNSAKTRLPSVTQILQLTMSLEQAFYLERWRRRMMKELGPDGFKAYTRNILNRGQLFHSALEDALHSSKIPQTSNEDVAGYLQSVKSVLEDVKGTRVLESAVNHLPLQYTGLVDCVAEYRGKLCVIDWKTSEKPKPYFRNTFDNPLQVAAYAGALNHDNNYDFQVEQGLIVVAYKDGRPAHAHFMEPELLLTCWQRWLLRLQKYQEKIGTPT, via the exons ATGAATTACTTTGGGGTGCTGAGTCTTGCTACCTGCAGAATGGCCAGGAGTTCTCTGAAACAGTACAATGGTGCACTCCTGAAGGAGTTGGTATCCTTGCAACACAGTTACTGTACTTCCCTGTGCCTCCATGACCAGAAAAAGGACCAAAGCAAATATGAGAAGGTAGACCATGAGAAATATGCCTCCTTGGTCCGCTCTGTTGTGTCAACAAAAGTCAGTCCGCAGGCTCCTGAGACGCTGCTGGGAGAGGATGACCTTTTGTATGGACCTGTCATCAAATCAAAGCTGGCTGGGGAAGAGCTGGCACCTGTGGGCCTCCTGAATCTGCCTCCGTTGTTGAACGGTGAGCGGCACTGTCCTCAGCGTGAGCCAGGAGCTGTTGTCCAGCCACCGCTGAGGATTCCTCTGCAGAGGAACAGTGCCAAGACCAGGCTGCCCAGCGTGACACAGATCCTGCAGCTAACCATGAGCTTGGAGCAAGCCTTTTATCTGGAAAGATGGAGACGGAGGATGATGAAAGAGTTGGGCCCAGATGGCTTTAAAGCATACACTAGAA ACATTCTCAATCGAGGGCAGCTTTTCCATTCTGCTTTAGAGGACGCTCTTCACTCATCCAAAATTCCGCAGACCAGCAATGAGGATGTAGCAGGGTACTTGCAAAGTGTAAAGAGTGTCCTGGAAGACGTTAAAGGAACCAGAGTATTGGAGAGTGCAGTGAATCACCTGCCTTTACAGTATACAGGCCTGGTGGACTGTGTGGCTGAGTATCG GGGCAAGCTGTGCGTTATCGATTGGAAAACCTCGGAGAAACCAAAGCCTTATTTTCGAAACACCTTCGACAACCCACTGCAGGTGGCAGCATATGCTGGGGCCCTCAACCACGACAACAACTATGACTTCCAG GTTGAGCAGGGACTAATCGTGGTGGCTTACAAGGACGGCAGGCCAGCACACGCACACTTCATGGAGCCAGAGCTGCTTCTCACTTGCTGGCAGAGGTGGCTGCTTCGGCTGCAGAAGTACCAGGAGAAGATCGGCACTCCCACATGA